The Polynucleobacter sp. TSB-Sco08W16 genome includes a region encoding these proteins:
- a CDS encoding polysaccharide deacetylase family protein, with the protein MAKIALKVDVDTLRGTKEGVPNLARTLERFGLKATFLFSLGPDHTGWALKRVFRPGFLKKVSRTSVVEHYGIKTLLYGVLLPGPDIGKKAVAEMRAIDEAGHETGIHTWDHVAWQDAVRNQDSAWTKAMMQRSWDRFVEIFGHAPATYGAAGWQMNEAAFEQLDQWGITYSSDGRAEPNLIPYRLALASGKAKHVQYPTTLPTFDELIGIDGADEFWAVKKLLEITQSNPNDQVFTLHAELEGQKLLPAFEQLLAGWLNQGHDLVTMGELHQSWKATNQLDKIAVLPLTWGEIPNRSGELIIQNS; encoded by the coding sequence ATGGCTAAGATTGCTCTCAAAGTTGATGTCGATACCTTACGTGGTACTAAAGAGGGCGTTCCCAATCTAGCGCGTACCCTTGAGCGCTTTGGCTTAAAAGCCACCTTCCTATTTAGCCTTGGGCCCGACCATACTGGCTGGGCTTTAAAGAGAGTCTTTCGTCCCGGTTTTCTAAAAAAAGTGAGTCGCACTTCGGTTGTAGAGCACTACGGCATCAAAACCCTACTCTATGGCGTTTTACTTCCCGGTCCTGATATCGGGAAAAAAGCAGTTGCAGAAATGCGCGCAATAGATGAAGCCGGCCATGAAACAGGAATTCATACTTGGGACCATGTTGCTTGGCAAGATGCCGTTCGTAATCAAGACTCAGCATGGACCAAGGCAATGATGCAAAGAAGTTGGGATCGCTTTGTGGAAATCTTTGGGCATGCACCAGCGACTTATGGGGCAGCTGGCTGGCAAATGAATGAAGCCGCATTTGAACAACTCGACCAGTGGGGAATTACCTATTCCTCCGATGGAAGGGCTGAGCCCAACTTGATACCTTATCGACTTGCGCTTGCCTCAGGCAAAGCAAAGCATGTGCAATACCCGACCACCCTTCCTACTTTTGATGAACTGATTGGTATTGATGGTGCTGATGAATTTTGGGCAGTTAAAAAGCTCCTCGAGATTACTCAGAGCAACCCCAATGATCAAGTCTTTACTCTGCATGCTGAATTAGAGGGTCAGAAGCTGTTGCCTGCCTTTGAACAGCTATTGGCTGGATGGCTAAACCAGGGTCATGACCTCGTCACCATGGGCGAGCTTCATCAATCCTGGAAGGCTACCAATCAACTGGATAAAATAGCGGTACTACCACTGACTTGGGGTGAAATACCCAACCGAAGTGGTGAATTGATTATTCAAAATAGCTGA
- a CDS encoding PhoH family protein, producing MPLPPIPTQIADQVKLSRKDTPDLKKRPAPAKPVVVESSDWTNDAEEDLSAAEVALEKIKADRSPARNDSKSTAPAKPKRVIRTGPPSLFVLDTNVLMHDPSSLFRFSEHDLFLPMTTLEELDNHKKGMTEVARNARTVSRSLDQLVAGTSGTLDEGIPLNKLGNQDVSGRLYFQTKLSTQALPEGLPEGKGDNMILAVVSELQKTRKGQEVVLVSKDINMRIKARALGLPAEDYFNDQVLEDRDLMYSGVMALSADFWPKHGKDMESWADSKSGTMFYRVTGPAVPSMLVNQFVYQENPDGSTPFYAHVREINGKTALLQTLRDFSHQKNNVWGVTARNREQNFAMNLLMNPDVDFVTLLGQAGTGKTLLALAAGLEQVLDSKRYNEIIITRATVPVGEDIGFLPGTEEEKMQPWMGAFDDNLEVLQRNDDAGEWGRAATQELIRSRIKVKSMNFMRGRTFVSKFVIIDEAQNLTPKQMKTLVTRAGPGTKIICLGNIAQIDTPYLTEGSSGLTYVVDRFKGWRHGGHVTLARGERSRLADHAADAL from the coding sequence ATGCCATTGCCACCCATCCCAACTCAAATTGCTGATCAAGTGAAGCTTAGTCGGAAAGATACTCCCGACCTCAAGAAACGCCCAGCTCCAGCAAAACCAGTGGTGGTAGAAAGTTCCGATTGGACTAATGATGCAGAAGAAGATTTATCTGCAGCAGAAGTGGCTCTAGAAAAGATCAAAGCAGATCGCAGTCCAGCTCGCAACGATAGCAAGTCAACAGCTCCAGCAAAACCCAAGCGCGTCATTCGTACTGGACCCCCTTCTTTGTTTGTGCTCGACACCAACGTCTTGATGCATGATCCAAGCTCTTTATTCCGCTTCTCAGAGCATGACCTTTTCTTGCCGATGACCACGCTTGAAGAGTTGGACAATCACAAGAAGGGTATGACCGAGGTAGCCCGCAATGCTCGTACTGTTAGCCGCTCCCTAGATCAATTGGTTGCTGGCACCAGCGGCACATTGGATGAAGGCATCCCCCTGAATAAGCTTGGCAACCAAGATGTTTCAGGTCGACTCTATTTCCAAACCAAGTTGTCCACCCAAGCATTGCCAGAGGGCCTGCCAGAGGGTAAGGGCGACAATATGATTTTGGCGGTGGTTAGCGAGTTACAAAAAACCCGTAAGGGGCAGGAAGTGGTGTTGGTATCCAAAGATATCAACATGCGTATTAAAGCGCGTGCCCTTGGTTTACCTGCCGAAGATTATTTCAATGACCAAGTTTTAGAAGATCGTGACTTAATGTATTCGGGAGTCATGGCCTTATCAGCCGACTTCTGGCCAAAACATGGCAAGGATATGGAAAGCTGGGCAGACTCTAAATCTGGCACCATGTTCTACAGAGTGACTGGTCCTGCTGTACCTAGTATGTTGGTCAATCAATTTGTCTATCAAGAGAATCCAGATGGCTCAACACCTTTTTACGCACACGTTAGAGAAATCAATGGCAAGACTGCCCTCTTGCAAACTCTCAGAGACTTCTCTCACCAGAAAAATAATGTCTGGGGCGTAACTGCCCGTAATCGTGAGCAGAACTTTGCTATGAATCTGCTCATGAACCCAGACGTAGATTTTGTAACCCTCTTGGGACAAGCCGGCACTGGTAAAACCTTATTAGCCTTGGCTGCAGGACTAGAGCAAGTTTTAGATAGCAAACGCTACAACGAGATCATCATCACTCGCGCCACTGTACCTGTGGGAGAAGATATTGGCTTCCTTCCAGGAACGGAAGAAGAAAAAATGCAGCCTTGGATGGGTGCATTTGATGACAACCTTGAAGTTTTGCAGCGCAATGATGACGCTGGTGAATGGGGTCGTGCCGCAACTCAAGAACTGATTCGCTCGCGCATCAAAGTCAAGAGTATGAACTTCATGCGTGGCAGAACCTTTGTGAGTAAGTTTGTGATCATCGATGAGGCGCAAAACTTAACGCCCAAGCAAATGAAAACTCTCGTAACCCGTGCAGGCCCTGGAACGAAGATTATTTGCTTAGGCAATATTGCTCAGATTGATACGCCGTACTTAACCGAAGGCTCATCTGGCCTTACCTATGTGGTTGACCGCTTCAAAGGCTGGCGCCATGGTGGCCATGTCACCTTGGCACGTGGTGAGCGTTCACGTCTTGCGGATCATGCTGCCGACGCACTCTAA
- a CDS encoding DegT/DnrJ/EryC1/StrS aminotransferase family protein: MSNTPAFIPFTRPSFNQETIDAVAEVLRSGWVTSGPKLAEFEATLSEYFGGRPVRCFANGTATMKIALQVAGIGEGDEVITTPISWVATSNVIFGVGAKPVFVDIDPVTRNLDLNKVAAAITPKTRAIMPVYLAGLPVDMDQLYGLAKQYKLRVIEDAAQAFGSQWKDKKIGSFGDLVSFSFQANKNLSTVEGGCLVLNNDAEAKLAEKFRLQGLTRQGMDGMDVDVLGGKDNLTDVNAVIGLHQLKQLPSYQARRTALARQYFDVIRAELKLAGLENLKLELPVENFSDSNWHMFQVVLPLEQLDCDRAQIMTELKDLGIGTGVHYPAITGFTLYKERGYKTSDTPIAERIGRSILTLPLFPGMADEDIGRISSGFVGILKKHRKN; the protein is encoded by the coding sequence ATGTCAAACACCCCTGCATTCATCCCCTTCACACGCCCCAGCTTTAATCAAGAAACCATTGATGCTGTAGCTGAAGTGTTGCGCTCTGGTTGGGTAACCTCAGGACCAAAGCTGGCAGAGTTTGAAGCAACGCTAAGCGAATACTTTGGCGGTCGTCCTGTGCGTTGTTTTGCTAATGGCACTGCAACCATGAAGATTGCATTGCAAGTGGCTGGTATTGGCGAGGGTGACGAAGTCATCACCACACCAATCTCCTGGGTAGCTACATCGAATGTTATTTTTGGCGTTGGCGCCAAACCCGTTTTTGTGGATATTGATCCAGTTACACGCAACCTTGACCTGAATAAAGTGGCGGCAGCAATTACTCCAAAAACCCGTGCCATCATGCCCGTGTATTTAGCTGGATTGCCGGTTGACATGGATCAACTCTATGGTTTAGCCAAACAATACAAGCTGCGTGTGATTGAAGATGCTGCTCAAGCTTTTGGTTCGCAATGGAAAGACAAGAAGATCGGCAGCTTTGGTGATCTGGTCAGCTTTAGTTTTCAAGCCAATAAGAATCTCTCTACCGTCGAGGGCGGCTGCCTTGTTTTAAACAACGATGCCGAAGCTAAACTTGCTGAAAAGTTCCGCCTCCAAGGCTTAACCCGCCAAGGCATGGATGGAATGGATGTCGATGTGTTGGGCGGCAAAGATAACTTGACGGATGTCAACGCGGTCATTGGCTTGCATCAACTCAAACAATTGCCCTCCTATCAAGCACGACGTACTGCATTAGCGCGCCAATACTTTGATGTGATCCGTGCTGAATTGAAATTAGCTGGATTAGAAAATCTCAAATTAGAGCTACCCGTTGAAAACTTTAGCGATAGCAACTGGCATATGTTTCAAGTAGTGCTCCCGCTTGAGCAGCTCGATTGTGATCGCGCTCAAATCATGACCGAATTAAAAGACCTTGGTATTGGTACTGGCGTGCACTACCCTGCCATCACTGGTTTCACCCTCTACAAAGAGCGGGGCTATAAAACAAGTGATACTCCAATAGCAGAACGGATTGGTCGCTCTATTCTGACCCTGCCTTTATTTCCAGGCATGGCAGACGAAGATATTGGCCGCATCTCCAGCGGATTTGTCGGAATCCTTAAGAAACACCGCAAAAACTAG
- a CDS encoding peroxiredoxin encodes MTVTIGQPIPACSIPATSGLTFSPASATGKKLVLYFYPKDMTPGCTAESGEFRDNIEAFTKANTLIVGVSRDSLKSHDNFRSKLELPFELVSDAEEKLCQLFGVIKMKNMYGKQVRGIERSTFLFDSSGKLVQEWRGLKVPGHVTEVLQAAQAAK; translated from the coding sequence ATGACAGTCACTATCGGCCAACCTATTCCAGCATGTTCTATTCCTGCGACATCGGGCCTGACTTTTTCTCCAGCATCCGCGACTGGGAAAAAATTAGTTCTCTACTTTTACCCAAAAGATATGACCCCAGGTTGCACTGCTGAGTCCGGTGAGTTTCGTGACAACATCGAAGCCTTTACTAAAGCCAATACTCTGATCGTTGGTGTATCCCGCGATAGCCTGAAGTCTCATGACAATTTCCGTAGCAAATTAGAACTCCCGTTTGAACTGGTTTCTGACGCCGAAGAAAAGCTCTGCCAACTCTTTGGCGTCATCAAGATGAAGAATATGTACGGCAAACAGGTCCGCGGTATTGAGCGCAGCACCTTCCTATTTGACTCCTCTGGCAAGCTCGTTCAAGAGTGGCGCGGCCTTAAAGTTCCAGGGCATGTGACAGAGGTATTACAGGCCGCTCAAGCTGCCAAATAA
- a CDS encoding bifunctional UDP-4-keto-pentose/UDP-xylose synthase, with protein MKKVLILGVNGFIGHHLSKRILETTDWDVYGMDMQNDRLGDLINHPRMHFFEGDITINKEWVEYHIRKCDVILPLVAIATPATYVQQPLKVFELDFEANLPIVRSAVKYKKHLVFPSTSEVYGMCEDSEFDPAKSNMVYGPINKPRWIYACSKQLMDRVIWGYGMEGLRFTLFRPFNWIGPGLDSIYTPKEGSSRVVTQFLGHIVRGEPINLVDGGAQKRAFTYIDDGIDALMRIIDNKDGIANGKIYNIGNPKNNHSVRELANQMLDIARSIPEYAKTANDVKIVETTSGAYYGEGYQDVQNRVPAIDNTMSELAWKPTTTMADALKNIFEAYRQDVEKARSLVDKE; from the coding sequence ATGAAAAAAGTACTCATTCTTGGCGTTAACGGTTTTATTGGCCACCACCTTTCCAAGCGCATCCTGGAGACAACTGATTGGGATGTCTACGGTATGGATATGCAGAATGATCGCTTGGGTGATTTGATCAATCATCCGAGAATGCACTTCTTTGAAGGTGATATCACCATCAATAAAGAATGGGTTGAATATCACATCCGTAAATGCGATGTCATCTTGCCTTTGGTTGCGATCGCTACACCAGCAACTTATGTACAGCAGCCACTCAAAGTATTTGAGCTCGACTTCGAAGCCAATCTCCCCATCGTGCGTTCCGCTGTTAAATACAAAAAGCACCTTGTGTTTCCATCAACCTCTGAGGTTTATGGCATGTGCGAGGACAGCGAGTTTGATCCAGCTAAATCGAATATGGTTTACGGCCCAATTAATAAGCCACGCTGGATCTACGCCTGCTCCAAGCAGTTAATGGATCGTGTGATCTGGGGTTATGGCATGGAAGGTTTGCGCTTTACCCTCTTCCGCCCATTTAACTGGATTGGTCCTGGACTTGATAGCATCTACACACCCAAAGAAGGCTCCTCCCGCGTAGTGACTCAATTCTTAGGCCACATCGTTCGTGGCGAACCGATTAACTTGGTTGATGGAGGTGCACAGAAACGCGCCTTCACTTATATAGATGACGGCATCGATGCACTGATGCGCATCATAGACAATAAAGACGGCATTGCAAACGGCAAGATCTATAACATCGGCAACCCAAAGAACAATCACTCTGTTCGCGAATTAGCCAATCAGATGTTAGACATCGCACGCAGTATTCCTGAGTACGCTAAAACAGCAAATGATGTGAAGATTGTGGAAACTACTTCTGGCGCATATTACGGTGAAGGCTATCAAGACGTTCAAAACCGTGTTCCAGCTATCGACAACACGATGAGTGAATTGGCTTGGAAACCGACAACGACGATGGCAGATGCACTCAAGAATATTTTTGAAGCGTATCGCCAAGATGTTGAAAAAGCCCGTTCTTTAGTTGATAAAGAATAA
- a CDS encoding glycosyltransferase, translating into MTANLVANPKLSIVIPVYNEEDGLQALFDRLYPALDALAAKRNIAYEVVFVNDGSKDRSAGILAKQVELRPDVTRAVLFHSNFGQHMAIMAGFEYAKGEYIITLDADLQNPPEEIDALTEQLLKGHDYVGTIRADRRDSFFRKFASRAMNHLRENITRITMTDQGCMLRGYSRRIVDLVRQCDENNTFIPALAYTFSANPIEITVKHEERFAGESKYSLYQLIRLNFDLVTGFSIMPLQIFSILGMLLSLAAGSLFVYLLVRRFLLGAEVEGVFTLFALTFFLIGVMLFGLGLLGEYIGRIYQQIRNRPRYVVQTVLEKK; encoded by the coding sequence ATGACTGCCAATTTAGTTGCCAACCCGAAGCTCAGCATTGTTATTCCCGTTTACAACGAGGAAGATGGTCTCCAAGCATTATTCGACCGCCTCTACCCAGCGCTCGATGCGCTTGCTGCCAAGCGCAATATTGCTTACGAAGTCGTTTTTGTAAATGATGGCAGTAAAGATCGTTCAGCCGGCATTCTGGCAAAACAAGTTGAATTACGCCCTGACGTTACGCGCGCGGTTTTATTCCACAGCAACTTTGGTCAACACATGGCGATCATGGCTGGCTTTGAATATGCCAAGGGTGAATACATCATCACCTTGGATGCAGACTTACAGAATCCCCCCGAAGAAATTGATGCATTGACTGAGCAGCTACTCAAAGGCCATGATTATGTAGGCACCATTCGCGCAGATCGTCGTGATAGCTTCTTCAGAAAATTTGCTTCACGTGCCATGAATCATTTACGTGAAAACATTACTCGCATCACCATGACTGATCAAGGATGCATGTTGCGCGGTTATAGCCGTCGCATTGTTGACTTAGTGCGTCAATGTGATGAGAACAATACTTTCATACCAGCCTTGGCTTATACCTTTTCTGCAAACCCAATTGAAATTACCGTTAAACACGAAGAGCGTTTTGCTGGAGAGTCAAAGTACAGCCTCTACCAACTCATTCGCTTGAACTTTGATTTGGTAACCGGCTTTTCTATCATGCCCTTGCAGATCTTCTCGATACTCGGGATGCTCTTATCCCTCGCTGCAGGCAGCCTATTCGTCTACCTATTAGTACGCCGCTTCCTTCTGGGTGCTGAGGTAGAGGGCGTATTCACCCTCTTCGCACTAACCTTCTTCCTCATAGGCGTAATGCTTTTTGGGCTTGGCTTATTGGGTGAATATATCGGCCGCATTTATCAGCAGATCCGCAATCGCCCGCGTTATGTTGTGCAAACTGTTCTAGAGAAAAAATAA
- a CDS encoding pyridoxal phosphate-dependent aminotransferase codes for MKPILKSQKLNHVCYDIRGPVLELAQRMEEEGHKIIKLNIGNVGVFGFDPPEEIQLDMIRNLSNASAYSDSKGIFAARKAIMQYCQEKGIQGVTLDDVYTGNGVSELIVLSMNALLNDGDEVLVPTPDYPLWTAAVSLSSGTPVHYLCDESKEWAPDLNDLRKKITPRTKAIVVINPNNPTGAIYSKEVLLELTQIAREHGLILFADEIYDKMLYDGEKHISLASLSNDVVIITFNGLSKNYRSCGYRAGWMVVSGDKEMVRDYIEGLNMLASMRLCANVPGQYAIQTALGGYQSINDLVSDGGRLAKQRDLAWKLITEIPGVSCVKPKSALYLFPKLDPEVYPIEDDQQFVADLLKEEKVLLVQGSGFNWGKPDHFRVVFLPHEDVLKEAIGRLARFLERYRNKHGRKASSTAAKAS; via the coding sequence GTGAAACCCATCCTAAAGTCCCAAAAACTCAATCACGTCTGTTATGACATTCGTGGGCCCGTGCTCGAGTTAGCTCAGCGCATGGAGGAAGAAGGTCACAAAATCATCAAATTAAACATCGGAAACGTAGGGGTTTTCGGCTTCGATCCTCCTGAAGAGATTCAGTTGGACATGATTCGGAATTTGAGTAACGCCTCTGCTTATTCTGACTCTAAAGGTATTTTCGCAGCTCGCAAAGCGATCATGCAGTACTGCCAAGAAAAAGGCATTCAGGGTGTGACCTTGGATGATGTTTACACCGGCAATGGTGTGTCCGAACTCATCGTGCTTTCTATGAACGCTCTCTTAAATGATGGCGATGAAGTATTGGTGCCTACCCCTGACTATCCGCTCTGGACTGCTGCTGTTAGTTTATCCAGTGGTACACCAGTGCATTATCTTTGCGATGAGTCTAAAGAATGGGCGCCAGACTTAAACGATCTGCGCAAAAAAATTACGCCTCGTACTAAAGCGATTGTGGTGATTAACCCAAACAATCCAACGGGCGCGATTTACTCTAAAGAAGTATTGCTTGAGCTCACTCAAATTGCTCGCGAACATGGTTTAATTTTGTTCGCCGATGAGATCTACGACAAAATGTTGTATGACGGCGAGAAGCATATTTCTCTCGCATCTTTGTCGAACGATGTCGTCATCATCACCTTTAATGGCTTGTCAAAGAACTACCGCTCATGCGGCTACCGCGCAGGCTGGATGGTGGTTTCAGGTGATAAAGAGATGGTGCGCGATTATATTGAGGGCCTCAATATGTTGGCCTCCATGCGCTTGTGTGCAAACGTTCCTGGTCAGTACGCAATTCAGACTGCTTTAGGTGGATATCAAAGCATTAACGACTTAGTCAGCGATGGTGGTCGTTTGGCAAAACAACGCGATCTTGCTTGGAAACTCATCACGGAAATTCCTGGTGTGTCTTGTGTAAAGCCAAAATCGGCTTTGTATTTATTTCCAAAGTTAGATCCCGAGGTTTACCCAATTGAAGACGATCAACAGTTTGTTGCTGATCTCTTGAAAGAAGAGAAAGTATTGTTAGTGCAGGGCTCTGGTTTTAACTGGGGCAAACCTGATCACTTCCGCGTAGTGTTCTTGCCTCATGAGGATGTTCTGAAAGAGGCGATTGGTCGCCTGGCACGTTTTCTTGAGCGTTATCGTAATAAGCATGGCCGCAAGGCTTCTTCAACTGCAGCAAAGGCATCATGA
- a CDS encoding Mth938-like domain-containing protein has product MKLQSDPHSGANAITGYGDGYVEINHVPYAHAVLLSSNGAISEWPIKSFGDLEEGHFAQMVDLRPELILIGTGSRQRFPKPELLKALIQAKIGFEIMDSQAACRTYNILVGEGRQVLLALIVEPA; this is encoded by the coding sequence TTGAAGCTTCAATCTGACCCGCATTCTGGAGCCAATGCAATCACTGGCTATGGCGATGGCTACGTGGAGATCAACCACGTCCCATATGCCCATGCGGTTCTACTTAGTTCTAATGGGGCTATTTCTGAGTGGCCAATAAAGTCTTTTGGAGATCTAGAAGAAGGCCATTTTGCTCAAATGGTCGATCTCAGGCCTGAATTAATCCTCATTGGCACAGGCAGTCGTCAGCGCTTCCCCAAGCCCGAGCTCCTGAAAGCCCTCATCCAAGCCAAGATCGGCTTTGAAATCATGGATTCCCAAGCGGCCTGCCGCACTTACAACATTCTGGTGGGTGAAGGACGTCAAGTCCTGCTAGCGCTGATTGTGGAGCCTGCTTAA
- a CDS encoding glycosyltransferase family 39 protein, which yields MQFGQIRQSSALHPGKILLLLLIYALLWFGTLNYRHLIPSDEGRYAEMAREMLVTGDWVTPRYNGYKYFEKPPLQVWVTAVTFQVFGIGDWQARLWSALTGFLTILAIGFTGTRIYNARAGWLAAVVLASSPMWVISGHFNSLDMGLSAFLVAALCSLLFAQTTHNKSSSRNWMWICWVFMALATLSKGVIGAAIPAMVLIAYSISTWDWKIWTRLRLLSGLILFLLITAPWFVLVAQRNPEFLEFFFIHEHLQRFTQDAHSRTGPIYYFVPLLLIGILPWALQIPGSIAQAWQERRREFSSGWLLVCWSVMIFGFFSVSHSKLPGYIIPIFPALALLIGNRLDHLLGHTNSMATSWKLQTLGFALLACIGFFFLAEIGKQARPDEIESYAQYTYWVIAALVALMSFSAFAALQSKRNGLQSIVSFAVGFFLCAIIAGTGHETLGRAVSGIDLAYRVKNSIPANVNIYSVRLLDHTMPFYLGRTMVMVEDPDELQFGVNQQPELWLPTLDAFIVRWKDDQTAYAIMVPEQYVALQGLNLPMQEVDRDSRRVIVKHPDMANMAQ from the coding sequence ATGCAGTTTGGCCAAATTCGGCAGTCTTCAGCACTTCATCCCGGCAAGATTTTGCTCTTGCTCCTCATTTATGCCTTGCTCTGGTTCGGGACCCTGAACTACCGCCATCTCATTCCTTCTGACGAAGGTCGCTATGCAGAAATGGCCAGAGAGATGCTAGTTACGGGTGATTGGGTTACCCCTCGCTATAACGGCTACAAGTATTTTGAGAAGCCACCACTACAAGTATGGGTGACAGCCGTCACATTTCAGGTATTTGGAATAGGAGATTGGCAAGCGAGACTTTGGTCTGCACTCACTGGCTTTCTGACAATCCTAGCAATTGGTTTTACTGGTACGCGCATCTATAACGCACGAGCGGGATGGTTGGCTGCTGTGGTTTTAGCATCCAGTCCGATGTGGGTAATTAGCGGCCACTTTAATTCTTTAGACATGGGTCTATCTGCTTTTTTAGTTGCCGCCCTTTGCAGCCTCTTGTTTGCACAAACTACTCATAACAAATCAAGCAGTCGTAATTGGATGTGGATTTGCTGGGTCTTCATGGCACTCGCAACACTATCAAAGGGCGTCATTGGTGCAGCTATTCCTGCGATGGTTTTAATTGCTTACTCCATCAGCACTTGGGACTGGAAAATCTGGACACGCTTGCGTTTATTGAGTGGATTAATTTTGTTCCTCCTTATCACTGCACCCTGGTTTGTATTGGTGGCGCAACGCAACCCAGAGTTCTTGGAGTTTTTCTTTATTCATGAGCACCTTCAACGCTTTACCCAAGACGCACATAGCCGAACAGGGCCTATCTATTACTTCGTGCCCCTGCTCTTAATTGGTATATTGCCATGGGCATTACAAATTCCTGGCTCGATCGCACAAGCTTGGCAAGAGCGCAGAAGAGAGTTCTCTAGTGGCTGGTTATTGGTGTGCTGGTCTGTGATGATCTTTGGGTTCTTTAGCGTGTCGCACTCCAAATTGCCTGGATACATCATCCCCATCTTTCCAGCGCTAGCCTTATTGATCGGTAATCGTTTGGATCATCTATTGGGACACACCAACTCCATGGCCACGTCATGGAAACTGCAAACACTCGGATTTGCGCTGTTAGCTTGTATTGGCTTTTTCTTCTTAGCGGAAATTGGTAAGCAAGCAAGGCCCGATGAAATTGAATCCTATGCGCAATACACATATTGGGTAATTGCCGCATTGGTAGCGCTAATGAGTTTTAGCGCGTTTGCAGCACTGCAATCAAAGCGCAATGGCTTACAAAGCATTGTGAGTTTTGCAGTCGGCTTTTTCTTGTGCGCCATCATCGCTGGCACTGGTCACGAAACATTGGGGCGCGCTGTATCAGGCATTGATCTGGCTTATAGAGTAAAAAATTCTATTCCTGCGAATGTGAATATCTATTCCGTGCGCTTACTCGATCACACGATGCCGTTTTATTTAGGCAGGACCATGGTCATGGTTGAAGATCCAGATGAGCTTCAGTTCGGCGTTAACCAACAGCCAGAATTGTGGCTCCCGACCCTAGATGCTTTCATCGTCCGCTGGAAAGATGACCAAACCGCCTATGCCATCATGGTTCCCGAGCAGTATGTGGCCCTCCAAGGCTTGAACCTGCCAATGCAGGAGGTCGATCGCGACTCTCGTAGAGTGATTGTGAAACATCCCGACATGGCCAACATGGCGCAGTAA
- a CDS encoding formyltransferase, whose translation MHAVVFAYHDVGVHCLRALLKAGIEVDLVVTHQDDPNENVWFGSVAKLCQEKSIPYITPSASELSNLIPKFEALSPDYIFSFYYRHMIPAQILACAKIAALNMHGSLLPKYRGRAPVNWAILHGETETGATLHVMEAKPDAGDIVGQASASIGPDETATDVFGKVSGAALEVINQVLPDLIQGKVPRKPNELAKGSYFGGRKPADGQIHWNQTAQQVHNLVRAVAPPYPGAFTEHHSKTMIVAKTSLKGPFPANLDLGATGIQVVDNRVFGICGDRQAVEILEWFPASK comes from the coding sequence TTGCACGCAGTCGTATTCGCATATCACGATGTTGGTGTCCATTGCCTCAGGGCATTACTCAAGGCTGGCATTGAGGTTGATCTCGTAGTAACGCATCAAGATGATCCTAATGAGAATGTTTGGTTTGGTAGCGTTGCCAAACTCTGCCAAGAGAAAAGCATTCCTTACATCACACCAAGCGCTAGTGAGTTAAGTAATTTAATCCCGAAGTTTGAGGCACTATCACCGGATTACATTTTCTCTTTCTACTATCGCCATATGATTCCGGCACAGATTTTGGCTTGCGCCAAAATTGCTGCATTGAATATGCATGGCTCATTGCTTCCAAAGTACCGCGGACGCGCGCCAGTCAATTGGGCCATCTTGCATGGCGAGACTGAAACTGGCGCCACCTTACATGTGATGGAAGCAAAACCTGACGCAGGGGATATTGTTGGTCAAGCATCGGCAAGTATTGGTCCTGATGAAACCGCTACAGATGTCTTTGGGAAAGTTAGCGGAGCAGCTCTTGAGGTCATCAATCAAGTTCTGCCAGATCTGATTCAAGGAAAAGTCCCACGCAAGCCCAATGAACTCGCAAAAGGCAGCTATTTTGGCGGCAGAAAGCCCGCAGATGGGCAAATTCACTGGAATCAAACCGCCCAACAGGTCCACAACCTTGTCAGGGCTGTTGCACCCCCTTATCCAGGCGCTTTTACTGAACACCATAGCAAGACCATGATTGTGGCCAAAACCAGCCTAAAAGGACCTTTTCCTGCCAATCTAGATCTTGGGGCTACAGGCATCCAAGTGGTTGATAATCGGGTATTCGGCATTTGCGGCGACCGCCAAGCAGTTGAAATCTTGGAATGGTTTCCAGCAAGCAAATAA